The proteins below are encoded in one region of Phaseolus vulgaris cultivar G19833 chromosome 1, P. vulgaris v2.0, whole genome shotgun sequence:
- the LOC137815931 gene encoding uncharacterized protein: protein MLRRLGFCDLWIQWIKGCLESASVSVLVNGSPSREFFPRKGLCQGDPLALFLFLIVAEGLAGVVRMAEEKKLIDSLEVGKSKVKVNMLQYADDPMFFCEANTKSVFNIKAILQCFELTSGFRVNFSKSRIGGMVMVGGSHKRCAFWNEVIEKVQARLSRWKGKWIWRLGSEKGGLLKEVLVSKYGGWRSLGGVGIRSRSSLWWKDLKEVWASEDWGRSFEDGVKWKVGDGKDISFWEFNWLGCDALKRVFSILFSISSAKEAMVAELGSWINGVWVWQLPW from the exons ATGCTACGGAGGTTGGGCTTTTGTGATCTATGGATTCAGTGGATAAAGGGTTGCTTAGAGTCAGCTTCTGTTTCAGTTCTTGTGAACGGTAGTCCTTCTAGGGAGTTCTTTCCTCGGAAGGGACTTTGTCAAGGTGATCCGCTTGCTCTGTTTCTCTTTCTTATAGTGGCAGAAGGATTGGCTGGGGTGGTAAGGATGGCAGAGGAAAAGAAGTTGATTGATAGTTTGGAAGTTGGCAAGTCTAAAGTGAAGGTAAATATGCTACAATATGCAGATGATCCTATGTTCTTCTGTGAAGCTAACACCAAAAGCGTGTTCAATATTAAGGCGATTTTGCAATGTTTTGAGCTAACTTCTGGGTTTAGggttaatttttcaaaaagcaGAATTGGAGGGATGGTGATGG TTGGCGGGAGTCATAAGCGATGTGCTTTTTGGAATGAGGTGATAGAGAAAGTTCAGGCTAGACTAAGTAGGTGGAAAG GTAAGTGGATTTGGAGGTTAGGCTCGGAAAAGGGTGGTCTTTTGAAGGAGGTTCTAGTTTCTAAATACGGTGGTTGGAGAAGTTTGGGTGGGGTAGGAATAAGAAGTAGGAGctctctttggtggaaagatCTGAAAGAGGTATGGGCTTCGGAGGATTGGGGaagaagttttgaagatgggGTTAAGTGGAAAGTTGGTGATGGAAAGGATATTTCTTTCTGGGAGTTCAATTGGTTGGGTTGTGACGCGCTGAAGAGAGTTTTTTCGATACTGTTTTCTATAAGTTCGGCCAAAGAAGCAATGGTGGCTGAGCTTGGGTCTTGGATTAATGGAGTTTGGGTTTGGCAGCTTCCCTGGTAA
- the LOC137813977 gene encoding inositol transporter 4-like, with translation MEYMELVKELEQKLILNQERHDCNSYVTDNGEETIVSVAVATTIIGVAFGGWMNDKLGRKRSILVPDVAFFLGALVMAVAPVPLVIIMVRVLVGLGVGMASMTAPLYIYEASPTKIRGALVSINGSCFEFLS, from the exons ATGGAGTACATGGAATTGGTAAAGGAGTTGGAGCAAAAGTTGATATTGAATCAAGAAAGACATGATTGCAATAGTTATGTGACTGATAATGGAGag GAAACCATTGTAAGTGTGGCTGTGGCAACAACTATAATTGGTGTTGCATTTGGAGGGTGGATGAATGACAAGCTAGGGAGAAAGAGATCTATTTTGGTGCCCGATGTTGCATTTTTTCTTGGTGCTTTGGTTATGGCTGTTGCGCCTGTTCCATTGGTGATCATTATGGTAAGAGTTTTAGTTGGTTTGGGAGTTGGAATGGCATCCATGACTGCCCCTCTATACATCTATGAAGCTTCCCCAACCAAGATCAGAGGTGCTCTAGTCAGTATCAATGGTTCATGCTTTGAGTTTTTGTCATGA